The nucleotide sequence GTCCTCCCCCCTGCCGCTGCTCGCGGCGATCGCCGCGCGCACCGAGAACATCGAGGTCGGCACCGGCGTCATCGACATGCGCTACGAGAACCCTCTCCATCTCGCTGAGGAAGCAGCCTCCGTCGATCTGATCTCCGGCGGCAGGCTCGCCCTCGGTGTCTCGCGGGGCTCGCCCGAGACTGTGGTTCGCGGCTACGAGGCGTTCGGCTACACCGGCTCGGAGGACCCCCGCGGCGCCGATATCGCGCGCGAGCACTTCGACCTCTTCCTGCGGGCGGTCGACGGCGAAGGACTGGCGGAACGGGATGCTTCGTCTGCGTTCGGCACCGGAGCCAGAGGCTTGCAGCGCATCGAACCGCACTCGCCCGGGCTGCGTTCGCGCGTCTGGTGGGGCGCGGGCAACCGCGACTCCGCCGAGTGGGCGGGCCGCACGGGCGTGAACCTGATGTCGTCGACGCTGCTCACCGAGGCGGACGGCACACCCTTCGACCTGCTGCAGGCGGAGCAGATCGAATCGTTCCGCGCCGCATGGCGCGAGGCGGGGCACGCCGGCGAGCCCCGCGTATCGGTGAGTCGCTCCATCTTCCCGATCACGACCGCCGAGGAGCGGATGTACTTCGGCGGACGCCAGGACGGCGACCAGATCGGTGTGATCGACGGCATGCGCTCGACGTTCGGGAAGACCTACGCGGCGGAACCCGACGAGCTCGTCGAGCAGCTCCGAGAGGATGCGGCGATCGCCTCGGCAGATACCCTCATGCTCACCATCCCGAGCCAGCTCGGCGTCGAGTTCAACCTGCGGGTGGTCGAGTCGTTCGCGAAGTACGTCGCGCCGCAGCTCGGCTGGCAGGCTGCGCGCTCCTGACTTCTTGACCGGCCGGTCAGTCAGGCGTACTGTTCGAATCGACCCCCGATCGGGAGCCATCAGGTCTCGGAAGGAGGAGATCCGAATGAAGAAGTGGACTCGCTGGGAGGACTGGGTCGCAGTCGGCGTGGGCCTCGTCGCCGCGGTGTGCGCGTTCGCCTTGCCGCAGATGGGCGCTTCGATGCCGTGGATGCTGATCGTCGGTGTCCTGCTCATCGCCGCGGGCGTCGCGAACCTCGCGATGCCGGGGATGGTGGCGATGGAGTACGTCCAGCTCGCACTGGGAGCGCTGCTGTTCGTCGCTCCGTGGCTTGGCGGCTATGCGGACATGCAGGCCGGCGTCGCCTGGGTCAGCTGGATCGGCGGAGCGGTCGCGGTGATCGTCGCTGCGCTCGCCGTGAGACCCGCCATGCACATGCACGACCAGACCCTCCCGCACTGAGTGCGAACCGAGACGGGGGCGCCGGTCACCACCGACGCCCCCGCCGCTTTCCCCAGGACCCGACATGACCCGCGATCGCGAAAGCCGCAGGCTCATCCTCGACGCCGCCGAGCGCCTGTTCGCGGAGCGCGGCTTCGACGCCACTCCGACGACGGCGATCGCGGACGTCGCCGGCGTGCCGAAGGGTCTGCTCTTCTACTACTTCCCCACCAAGACCGATCTGCTGCGTGCGCTGGTCGGTGAGCGTCTGGACCTCGACCCCATCGACACGTCAGGGCTGATCGCGCGCGGCGACCCCGCACGCACGCTGCTGAACGTGACCGGCCGGCTGCGGGAGTTGCAGGCGGAGTCGGCGGTGCGCGGCGTCATCGTGTGGCGGGAGCACCGCACGCACCCGGAGGTCCGCGAGAAGCTGCAGACCTACCGCGCTCAGCTGCAGGCGATCGTCGAACGCGTGCTCGGCGCGAGCATCCTCCACCCGATCGCGGCGCGCCGGGTGCGCACGGCCGCCGCCGCATGGGTCGCGATCATCACCACGCCGAGCCTGCTCGAACTCGCCGGCGGCGACGAGACCGCTGCCGGGGGCGCCGACGTCGTGGTGGACCCCACCGAAACGCCGGACCTGCCTGCCCTCGCCGACCTGATATCGGCGGGCTTGCGCGAACCGGCCGCCTGACCGCTCGCTGCGGGCTCAGTCGAGCACTTCGATGCCCGTGATGCGCAGCTCTTCGACGTCCAGACGCGTCTGGATCTGGGTGACGACCGCGTCGTCCACCGCGCCCTCTCGCCTCAGGCGATAGAGCACCTCGCGCTTGCGGTCGAGCACCGCGATGCGAAGTCGCGAGTACTCCGCGTCTCGCTCGCGGGGCGAGGGCAGCGGGGCAGGCACCTCCAGGAGCGCTGTGGCCGTTGCGGCCGCGGCGACCGCGTCCGTGCCCTCGATCCTCCTGTCGAGGTCGGCGATCTGACGGTCGACCTCGGCCTGCTCGCGGGCCTGCGCCCGCTCGTTGTTGCGCTCGAGGTACTCGTAGTAGTCACGCGTCAGGCGATCGCGGATCTCCTCGCTGATGCCGTGGTCGCGGGCGAGCTCCTTGACCGCGGTGAGCGCGGCGCCGGTGATGGCGCGTTCGGCGAGCTCCAGCTCGTGCTGCAGCGCGGAGTCATCGGGCAGGCGCGCCCATCGCACGACAGCGGGCAGGAGCGGCCCCTGCACGAGGAGGGTGAGCACGATGACGCCCGCGGTGACGAAGATGATCTCGTCACGGCCCGGCAGCACTTCCCCCGCGCTCGTGGTCAGCGGCACCGACAGTGCGATCGCGAGCGACACCGCACCGCGGAATCCCGCGACGGCGCTCACGATCCGCGCGCGATAGGTCGTGCGGCGAAGGCGCTGCGAGGGCCGGCGATCGAGCAGGCGGATGATCATGACCGATGTCGTCTGGAAGACGAAGCGGGCGACGAGCAGCACCAGCCACACCGCCACGGTCATGACGGCGAGCCCGCCGATCTCGCGGCCGGGGATCTCGTGGGCGACCGCCTGCACCTCGAACCCGATCAGGACGAAGAGCGAGCCGTTGAGGAGGAAGGATCCCAGCGGCCACGTCCACGCGGCCTGGCGGCGAGAGGCAGCCGTGCTGATGCGCGGATTGATGTACGCGACGATGAGCCCGGCGACCACCACTGCGAGCACGCCGGATGCGTGGATCAGCTCTGCCACGAGGAACGCCGTGAACGGCACGAGCAGAAGCGCGATGTTGAGGTTCAGCGTGTTCGGCAGGCGCCTCATCACCAGATAGGCGGCACCCGCCACGACGACACCCGCGGCGGCTCCGCCGACGTAGGACAACAGCACCAGTCCGGTGATGTCGAGCGGCGTGTACTGTCCGCCGACCGCGACACCGACCGCCACACCGTAGATGACGAGCGCCGTGCCGTCGTTCGTCAGACTCTCGGCCTTGAGATTCATGAAGTTGCGCCGCGGCAGCATCCGGCCGAGGGCGGCCACCGCCGTGGCATCGGTCGGCGCGACGGCCGCGCCGAGGATCAGCGCGGCATCCCAGGGCAGGCCGAGCGCGTAGGCGACACCGGCGACTGCGAAGGCGCTCGCGACGACGAGCCCCGTGCTCATGAGGAAGATGCCGCGGAAGTCCCGGCGGATCGAGCGCAGCGACGTGGTCATGCTCTCCCAGAACAGCAGCACCGGGAGGAAGAGGAGCAGCACCGTCTCGGGCGGCAGCACGATCTCACGCACCTCGGGGATGAAGCCGAGCGCCAACCCCGCCACCAGGAGCAGCAGAGGCATCGCCACCCGGAATCTCGGAGCCAGGATCGCGCCGGTGAGGACGGTGATTCCGAGCAGGACGGTGACCTCGAGTCCGTTCATGTGGGCTCCCTTCAGCGCAATGATCGTGCAACCGCGGGCGACCTGTCGGGATTCCCGCGAATCCCATCGAACCGGACGACCAGATGATGGCCTGCCGCGTCGCTTCTCGCGGCGCCCGGTGGGCACGCCTCGCGGGGACCTGAACTCCGGCCTGCCACGGCTGGCGCTGGACGGTCCGACGACGGCGCGCTGGCAGGAGCAGGCCGACGTGCGTGCCTTCGTCTTCGACCACGCGCAGGCGGAGGACGAGGCGCGCCGCATGACCGGCGACGACCGGTCTCGCTCCGGGCGACGACCGTCGGCAGGACCGTGCGCCGCGCGATCGCCTATATGGTGCAGCACGCACAGGAGGCTGGGCTGATCTCGGCGGAATGCGGTGCGGGACGGGAGAGACCTGTCTCCACGACGGCCCGCGCGGGTAGACTCCGGCCTGTCGAGGCGATGGAGGCGACACGGATGGACAGCACGGATCTGGCCGATCTGATCGACGACCTGACGGCGAAGGCGCGCGAGGCTTCGAGCGGGCGCGCCGCGCGCACCATCCGCGGCGGTCATGAGCACGCTCTGCGCGAGACGGTCATCGCGCTGCGCGCCGGACACGAGCTTGCTGAGCACGAGAGCCCCCACGAGGCCACGCTGCAGGTGCTCCGCGGGCGTGTGCGACTCATCGCCGGCGACGACGCCTGGGACGGGGCATCCGGTGATCACCTCACGGTCCCGCCCGAGCGCCACAGCCTCGCGGCGCTCGAAGACGCCGTCGTGCTGCTGACGGTGTCGAACCGCGTGCCGTGACTCCGTCGAGGTCGGTCAGCCCGCAGTGCGCGGGGACCGATCAGGGCAGTCCCATGACCGAGACACCGAGCCACTCCGCGAGCTCGGAGATCTCGGCGCGGACGATCTCGGACTCTTCCGGCTCGAACGGCAGGAACTCGTGGAGCGCAGTGATCTTGAGCACCTCGCGGTCGCGGTCGACCTCGGCGTCCAGCATCCCGATGAACCGGTCGCCCATCAGGATCGGATGCGCGAAGAAGCCGTACCGGCGCAGCGCCTTCGGTTTGAACTGCTCGAGCACGTAGGTGAACTCGAAGAGCTCTTCGAGGCGCTTCCGGTCGAAGAGCAGGCTGTCGTACGGATTCAGCAAGGCGACCCGGCCTCCGGAGTCCTCCTCTTCGAGCGCGGCGAGCGCCTCGGGGTCGACCCGGTACTTCGTCGTGCTGCCCTCGACGACGGCGGCTTCGCCGGTGTCCCTCGCGACGCCGCTCCAATACCAGTGCGGCTTCGTGAGACCGGCGGACTGGAGGCGCCGTGCCGCCAGGAGCGCGGCCGCCTCGTCGTCGCCGTAGTCCGGCAAGTCGTGCGGGTACACGCGCTCAGCGAGATCCCACACCCGGTGGCGGCCTTCGCGGCCCCTCACCGCCACCTCTCCCTGGCGGAGCAGGAAGTCCAGCATGTGGGGCACCTGGTTCGTCCCCGACCAGCCGTCGGGTGCACGGCTCACCTGCGCGGTGTCGGGGATGTCGCTCGCGAGCAACGGCCCTTCGGCGCGCAGTCGCGAGAGCACATCCGCACGGAAGCCGGCGTTCGCCTCGAGCCACTGGCGGCTGCTCTCGCGCTGCGGCCACCGGCGCATCGCGGGCAGCATCAGCGGTAGCAGGCTCATGGGGCGGAACGTGCCGTCGAACTCGAAGAGCAGGCGGTCGTCCTCCACGACCTTGCGCAGCTGCCCTGGTTCGTACGACCAGCCGATCCGCGACCACAGCACGGTGTGCTCGCACGGCGCGATCGTCGCGGTCGGGTCGATCTTGATGTAGCCGAGCTGCTCGGCCACCTCGACCACGTCGCCGGGTCTCTCGGCATCGAGCAGCTGCGCGCGGACCACGATGCGCCGCGCCTGATCGCGCGTGAGCCGGTGCGCCGTCACGCCGATCCTGCGGACTCGGCGAAGCCTCCGGGGAGCACTCGATACCGCACGTGTGTGACGAGCGACGCCGACCGGCCCGAGATCTGCTCGAGCCGGACCGGGCCGATGCCGTCGAGCAGGCGCAGCCCGGTGCCGATGATGCTGGGCGAGATCTGCAGCATCAGCTCGTCGATCAGGCCCGCAGCCAGATAGGAGTTCGTGGTCGACACGCCCCCGGCCACATGGATGTCGCGCTCGCCGGCCGCCTCGCGCGCCCGATCGAGGGCCGCGTGGATGCCGTCGGTGACGAAGTGGAAGATGGTGCCGTCCTCCATCTCGACGGGCTCCCGAGGGTAGTGGGTGAGGACGAAGACCGGGGCGTGGTACGGCGGGTTGGGGCCCCACCACCCGCGCCAGTCGCGGTCCCACTCGCCGCGCACCGGACCGAACATGTGGCGTCCCATGATGAACGCACCGGCGTCGACGATCGCGTCGATCTCGGCACGGTTCTCATCGGGCGTCTCGAACATCCAGCGGTGCAGCGCGTTCTCGGGCACCTCGCCGAACGGGCGCTCCTCCGTCTGGTTGATTCCGGCACCGATCCCGTCGAGCGAGAGCGACATCGTGGCGACGACGGACATGCGAGCCTCCGATAGGTGCGTGCGGTCACGTCCCACGCTAGCCCGAGGCGCCGACGGCACGACAGCCCCCCTCGCGCGTGCGCGCGCGGCGCTCGCGGATAGCACCCTTGACGTCGAGGTCGCACTCCCGCACGCAGCGGCCACCCCGGTGCCAGCTCGCGCTCACCCCTGTCCTGCGAGGCGGGCCTGGATCACGTGAGCGGATGCTGCGGCCCCGTCCTCGTCCGCATACGCGGCGCGCACGCGCTCGGCCGCGGTGCGCATCCCGTCGTCTGTCAGCAGCCGGCGCACGGCGTCCGCCAGTGCGAGCGTGCCGGCCTGCTTCGGCGACAACGCGAGCGCGTTGCCCTGGCGGACGCATTGATCGACGTTCCAGACCTGTTCCGGCTGCAGTCCCATGCCCACGAACGGGATCCCGGCCGCGCACGCCGTCTGCACGGTGCCCTGACCGCCGTGAAGGACGGCAGCGTCGACGAGTCCGCCCAGCAGGTGCGCCGGCAGCAGCCCGGTCGCGTGGACGTTCGGCGGCAGCACGTCGTCTTGCGCGCCGCGGCGGTCTCAGCGGTCGACGATCTCGCCGGCGTTGACGCCGATCCACGCCATGAGCGGCATCATGCGCTCCATCAGCTCGTCGCCGAGCGGCGTCAGGGAGTATTCCACGCGCGGCGGCACCTCAGGGTAGGCCGTGCGCGCCACGAAGCCGTCCTTCTCGAGCGTGCGCAGCGTCGACGCGAGCATCTTCTCGCTGATACCCCCGACGGTGCGGCGCAACTCGCCCCACCGGATCGTGCCTTCGGAGAGCGCCATCAGCACCAGCACACCCCACTTGCTCATGACGTGGTCGAGGACCACCCGCGTCGGGCAGGCCTCGTCGAAGACACCGGGAACCTCTGCCCGGATTTCCGCAAAACTCACCATCACGTGGGTACCTTACCTCAAAGTGGGTACCTACCGACTGGAATGTATTGCGGCGCACGGCACGTTGGCGTCCGATGAGCGCGCCCCGAGCGCGTCCCCACCGAAAGGACCACCATGACCATCCTCGTGACCGCCGCCGGCGGACAGCTCGGCCACCTCGTCATCGACGCCCTCCTCGAGCGCGGCGTCGCCCCCGGAGACATCGTCGCCGGCGCGCGCACGACCTCGAAGGTCGCGGATCTCGTGGAGCGCGGTATCCGTGTCGTCCCGCTCGACTACGACTCGCCCGAGGCCGTCGCCGCCGCGCTCGAGGGAGTCGATTCCGTGCTGCTCATCTCGGGCTCCGAGCCCGGCCGGCGGTACGAGGGCCACGTGAACGTGATCGACGCAGCGAAGGCGGCCGGTGTCGCGAAGCTCGTCTACACCAGCCTCGCGCACGCCGACTCCGTCGACTTCGTGCTCGCGCCCGACCACAAGGCGACCGAGGAGCACCTCGCCGCGAGCGGTGTTCCCGCGATCGTGCTGCGCAACAACTGGTACATCGAGAACTACGCGCCCGACGTGCTGCGCGCCGCCCAGACCGGCGCCATCGCCGCATCGGTGGGCGATGCGACGGTCGCCGCCGCGAGTCGCGCCGACTACGCCGAGGCCGCCGCCGTCGTGCTCCTCGAGGACGGCCACCTGGGCCGCACCTACGAGCTCTCGGGCGACACCGCCGTGTCGTACGCCGACCTCGCCGCTGCCGCGGCCGAGGTGCTCGACCGCGACGTCGCCTTCGTGCCGGTCTCGCGCGAGCAGCTCGAGGCCGCGCTCACCGACGCGGGGCTGGACACGGGCACCGTCGGCTTCGTCGCCGAGATGGAGGCCGGCATCGCTCGCGGCGTGCTCGCCGACGCCGACGCCGCGCTC is from Microbacterium sp. LWH3-1.2 and encodes:
- a CDS encoding LLM class flavin-dependent oxidoreductase; protein product: MQRFGTLSFGHYGPLGGGRQLSAGDSMLQAIDLAQGMDELGVDGAYFRVHHFARQQSSPLPLLAAIAARTENIEVGTGVIDMRYENPLHLAEEAASVDLISGGRLALGVSRGSPETVVRGYEAFGYTGSEDPRGADIAREHFDLFLRAVDGEGLAERDASSAFGTGARGLQRIEPHSPGLRSRVWWGAGNRDSAEWAGRTGVNLMSSTLLTEADGTPFDLLQAEQIESFRAAWREAGHAGEPRVSVSRSIFPITTAEERMYFGGRQDGDQIGVIDGMRSTFGKTYAAEPDELVEQLREDAAIASADTLMLTIPSQLGVEFNLRVVESFAKYVAPQLGWQAARS
- a CDS encoding SPW repeat domain-containing protein, giving the protein MKKWTRWEDWVAVGVGLVAAVCAFALPQMGASMPWMLIVGVLLIAAGVANLAMPGMVAMEYVQLALGALLFVAPWLGGYADMQAGVAWVSWIGGAVAVIVAALAVRPAMHMHDQTLPH
- a CDS encoding TetR/AcrR family transcriptional regulator; this encodes MTRDRESRRLILDAAERLFAERGFDATPTTAIADVAGVPKGLLFYYFPTKTDLLRALVGERLDLDPIDTSGLIARGDPARTLLNVTGRLRELQAESAVRGVIVWREHRTHPEVREKLQTYRAQLQAIVERVLGASILHPIAARRVRTAAAAWVAIITTPSLLELAGGDETAAGGADVVVDPTETPDLPALADLISAGLREPAA
- a CDS encoding Na+/H+ antiporter: MNGLEVTVLLGITVLTGAILAPRFRVAMPLLLLVAGLALGFIPEVREIVLPPETVLLLFLPVLLFWESMTTSLRSIRRDFRGIFLMSTGLVVASAFAVAGVAYALGLPWDAALILGAAVAPTDATAVAALGRMLPRRNFMNLKAESLTNDGTALVIYGVAVGVAVGGQYTPLDITGLVLLSYVGGAAAGVVVAGAAYLVMRRLPNTLNLNIALLLVPFTAFLVAELIHASGVLAVVVAGLIVAYINPRISTAASRRQAAWTWPLGSFLLNGSLFVLIGFEVQAVAHEIPGREIGGLAVMTVAVWLVLLVARFVFQTTSVMIIRLLDRRPSQRLRRTTYRARIVSAVAGFRGAVSLAIALSVPLTTSAGEVLPGRDEIIFVTAGVIVLTLLVQGPLLPAVVRWARLPDDSALQHELELAERAITGAALTAVKELARDHGISEEIRDRLTRDYYEYLERNNERAQAREQAEVDRQIADLDRRIEGTDAVAAAATATALLEVPAPLPSPRERDAEYSRLRIAVLDRKREVLYRLRREGAVDDAVVTQIQTRLDVEELRITGIEVLD
- a CDS encoding cupin domain-containing protein, giving the protein MDSTDLADLIDDLTAKAREASSGRAARTIRGGHEHALRETVIALRAGHELAEHESPHEATLQVLRGRVRLIAGDDAWDGASGDHLTVPPERHSLAALEDAVVLLTVSNRVP
- a CDS encoding DNA glycosylase AlkZ-like family protein, with protein sequence MTAHRLTRDQARRIVVRAQLLDAERPGDVVEVAEQLGYIKIDPTATIAPCEHTVLWSRIGWSYEPGQLRKVVEDDRLLFEFDGTFRPMSLLPLMLPAMRRWPQRESSRQWLEANAGFRADVLSRLRAEGPLLASDIPDTAQVSRAPDGWSGTNQVPHMLDFLLRQGEVAVRGREGRHRVWDLAERVYPHDLPDYGDDEAAALLAARRLQSAGLTKPHWYWSGVARDTGEAAVVEGSTTKYRVDPEALAALEEEDSGGRVALLNPYDSLLFDRKRLEELFEFTYVLEQFKPKALRRYGFFAHPILMGDRFIGMLDAEVDRDREVLKITALHEFLPFEPEESEIVRAEISELAEWLGVSVMGLP
- a CDS encoding dihydrofolate reductase family protein — its product is MSVVATMSLSLDGIGAGINQTEERPFGEVPENALHRWMFETPDENRAEIDAIVDAGAFIMGRHMFGPVRGEWDRDWRGWWGPNPPYHAPVFVLTHYPREPVEMEDGTIFHFVTDGIHAALDRAREAAGERDIHVAGGVSTTNSYLAAGLIDELMLQISPSIIGTGLRLLDGIGPVRLEQISGRSASLVTHVRYRVLPGGFAESAGSA
- a CDS encoding glycosyltransferase, which produces MLPPNVHATGLLPAHLLGGLVDAAVLHGGQGTVQTACAAGIPFVGMGLQPEQVWNVDQCVRQGNALALSPKQAGTLALADAVRRLLTDDGMRTAAERVRAAYADEDGAAASAHVIQARLAGQG
- a CDS encoding winged helix-turn-helix transcriptional regulator, translating into MVSFAEIRAEVPGVFDEACPTRVVLDHVMSKWGVLVLMALSEGTIRWGELRRTVGGISEKMLASTLRTLEKDGFVARTAYPEVPPRVEYSLTPLGDELMERMMPLMAWIGVNAGEIVDR
- a CDS encoding SDR family oxidoreductase produces the protein MTILVTAAGGQLGHLVIDALLERGVAPGDIVAGARTTSKVADLVERGIRVVPLDYDSPEAVAAALEGVDSVLLISGSEPGRRYEGHVNVIDAAKAAGVAKLVYTSLAHADSVDFVLAPDHKATEEHLAASGVPAIVLRNNWYIENYAPDVLRAAQTGAIAASVGDATVAAASRADYAEAAAVVLLEDGHLGRTYELSGDTAVSYADLAAAAAEVLDRDVAFVPVSREQLEAALTDAGLDTGTVGFVAEMEAGIARGVLADADAALARLLGRPTTPVVDGLRAAVEASRVNA